One genomic segment of Fusobacterium varium includes these proteins:
- the mazG gene encoding nucleoside triphosphate pyrophosphohydrolase translates to MKEFDRLVEIIKILRGEGGCPWDREQTLETLKPCLMEETCEVLEAMDKGGDELKGELGDLLMNVVFQADICEDEGKFNIEDVARGINEKMIRRHPHVFKEKDSGITSDEVLVNWEEIKKSEKEHENRKSALDGVPIYLPALAKAEKIQKKAAKVGFDWDNIADVIGKVEEELGELKEAMEKKDSENTKEELGDLLFAIVNLSRFLKVNSTDALEQTIKKFDKRFRYVEERCDIEKASLEEMEKFWNEAKNRVDI, encoded by the coding sequence ATGAAAGAATTTGATAGACTTGTGGAAATAATAAAGATTTTGAGAGGTGAAGGAGGTTGTCCTTGGGATAGAGAACAAACTCTTGAGACTTTAAAACCTTGTTTGATGGAGGAAACTTGTGAAGTTTTAGAGGCTATGGACAAAGGTGGAGATGAATTAAAAGGGGAACTTGGAGATCTTTTGATGAATGTTGTTTTTCAAGCTGATATCTGTGAAGATGAAGGAAAATTCAATATTGAAGATGTAGCTAGAGGAATAAATGAGAAGATGATTAGGAGACATCCCCATGTTTTTAAAGAGAAAGATAGTGGAATAACTTCAGATGAAGTTTTAGTTAATTGGGAAGAGATTAAGAAAAGTGAAAAGGAACATGAAAATAGAAAATCAGCATTAGATGGAGTACCTATATATTTACCAGCTTTAGCAAAGGCTGAAAAAATTCAGAAGAAAGCAGCAAAAGTTGGATTTGATTGGGATAATATAGCTGATGTAATTGGAAAAGTTGAAGAGGAACTTGGAGAATTAAAAGAGGCTATGGAGAAAAAAGATTCAGAAAATACAAAAGAGGAGTTAGGGGATCTTTTATTTGCTATAGTTAATCTTTCAAGATTTTTAAAAGTTAATTCAACTGATGCATTAGAGCAAACTATAAAGAAGTTTGATAAGAGGTTTAGATATGTAGAAGAGA